A genomic segment from Hippoglossus stenolepis isolate QCI-W04-F060 chromosome 3, HSTE1.2, whole genome shotgun sequence encodes:
- the zmynd10 gene encoding zinc finger MYND domain-containing protein 10 — translation MESVIVPAEAEGFVQSLETFSIKDVGSARWFRQHEYIEKLNIQAILNASAMQDEFIKELLVSYGKIPLLVHEMILVEVWKQKVFPILCQLQDFNPKSTFHLYMVIHHEATIINLLETIMFHKDSCEAADDAVLDLVDYCHRKLTLLASKAIREKTTAQYNLTDKTDVSSLEELQIQSVALEFEISLKAVSVLRYVTDHTNSISVINRMLCTHNLPCVLVQLIDCCPWSRCREDEVERYINSKWQKIPVDDHLKMTKLDGQVWISLHNLLLKEDCQRKYDFNRFNKNQMLKLRGFLTEVLVDQLPNLVELQRFLAHLAVTDPGPPKKELVLEQIPEIWNHIVSENSGKWKAIAKYQVKETFNPSENDLRLHAERLAQTYNLDVMESLLPEKPKCGCCGKEAAKRCSRCQGEWYCNRECQVKHWPKHKKACQLMVEATEKIQMDLNIDG, via the exons ATGGAGTCTGTGATTGTTCCTGCCGAAGCGGAGGGGTTCGTTCAGAGTCTGGAAACTTTCTCCATCAAGGACGTGGGCTCTGCAAG GTGGTTCAGACAGCACGAGTACATCGAGAAACTTAACATACAAGCGATCCTGAACGCCTCCGCCATGCAGGATGAGTTCATCAAGGAGCTGCTGGTGTCGTATGGGAAG ATACCTCTCCTGGTCCATGAGATGATCCTCGTGGAAGTGTGGAAGCAGAAGGTGTTCCCTATCTTATGTCAGCTGCAGGACTTCAATCCTAAGAGCACATTTCATCTTTACATGGTG ATCCACCATGAAGCTACAATCATTAACCTTCTGGAAACGATCATGTTCCACAAG GATTCATGTGAGGCAGCGGATGACGCTGTTCTTGATTTGGTGGATTATTGCCACCGCAAACTCACCCTGCTGGCCAGCAAGGCAATCAGGGAGAAAACTACAGCTCAATACAACCTGACAGATAAAACAGATGTATCCTCTCTAGAG GAGTTGCAGATTCAAAGCGTTGCACTGGAGTTTGAGATCTCGCTGAaggctgtttctgtgctgcgCTACGTCACAGATCACACCAACAG TATCAGTGTCATCAATCGCATGCTGTGCACCCATAACCTGCCTTGTGTTCTGGTTCAGCTGATCGACTGCTGCCCTTGGAGTCGCTGCAGAGAAG ATGAGGTGGAGAGGTACATAAACAGCAAGTGGCAGAAGATTCCTGTGGACGACCATTTAAAGATGACAAAACTTGACGGCCAGGTCTGGATTTCCCTTCACAATCTGCTGCTAAAGGAAGATTGCCAAAGAAAATACGACTTCAACAGATTCAACAAGAATCAGATGCTGAAG CTCCGAGGTTTCTTGACAGAGGTGCTGGTTGATCAGCTGCCGAACTTGGTGGAGCTGCAGCGTTTCCTGGCTCATCTCGCAGTCACAGATCCAGGCCCTCCAAAAAAAGAGCTTGTTTTGGAGCAG ATCCCAGAAATTTGGAACCACATTGTGAGTGAGAACTCTGGGAAGTGGAAGGCAATAGCAAAGTATCAAGTGAAAGAAACATTCAACCCATCTGAAAATGACCTGAGACTACATGCAGAGAG gtTGGCCCAGACGTACAACTTGGATGTGATGGAGAGTTTACTCCCTGAGAAGCCAAAGTGTGGATGCTGTGGGAAAGAGGCAGCAAAGAGATGCTCTCGCTGTCAGGGGGAATGGTACTGTAACAG AGAATGTCAGGTGAAGCACTGGCCGAAACACAAGAAAGCGTGTCAGCTCATGGTCGAGGCCACAGAGAAGATCCAGATGGATCTGAACATCGACGGCTGA